The genomic stretch CTCGACGACCAGCTCTTCGAGCTGCAGGGTCAGCTTGCTCATGGTGACCTCCCGGTGGCGGGGATGGATCGGAGGCGGGCCGGCGGCCCCCGCTGGACGCCGGAGCGCGGGCGCGGCCGTCCCGGGTCAGGACGGCCGCGGGGAGACGCGGTGGATCCGGATGCGCGGATCCGGTCCGCCGCGCGGTTCTTCGTTGGGGTGCAGGACGGCGATCCGGAAACGGCCCGGAGCCGGGGAGTCGGTCGTGCCGGGAGACGAGAGGGGAGAGCATTGTAGAAGTTGCGTCCGCTACTGTGTGGACGCAAGCTTCTCGGCTATCGTCCGGGGAGACAAGGAGATGCCCCTCCACGCCGCGCGCGGAGGGGCATCTCCGTCGTGGGACTCCGGTCCGCTACCGCCCGACCATCCGCATGCCCCCCTCGGCGTAGCGGGTGCCGGCGGCCACGCCCTGCGGGGCGATCTCCTCAATGCGCGCCAGGTCGTCGGCGGTGAGGCGCACGTCCAGCGCGGCCAGGTTCTCCTCCAGGTACTTCCGCCGCTTGGTGCCGGGGATGGGGACGATGTCGTCGCCGCGGGCCAGCACCCAGGCCAGGGCCAGCTGCGAGGCCGTGCACCCCTTCGCGGCGGCCAGCTCCTCGATGTGCTTCACCAGGTCCAGGTTCTTCTGGAAGTTCTCGCCCTGGAAGCGCGGCGAGCCGCGCCGGAAGTCGTCGGGCTCGAAGTCGTCGGGCGAGCGGAAGCGCCCGGTGAGGAAGCCGCGCCCGAGCGGGCTGTACGCCACCAGCCCGATCCCCAGCTCGCGGACGGCCGGGATGATCTCGTCCTCGATGTCGCGGCTCCACAGCGAGTACTCGCTCTGCAGCGCGCTGACCGGGTGCGTGGCGTGCGCCCGGCGGATCGTCTCCGCGCCCGCCTCGGAGAGCCCCAGGAAGCGCACCTTCCCCTCCTCCACCAGGCGCGACATGGCGCCCACGGTCTCCTCGATCGGCACCTCGGGGTCCACGCGGTGCTGGTAGTAGAGGTCGATCTCGTCCACCCCCAGCCGCTGCAGCGACGCCTCCGCCGCCTGCCGCACGTACTCGGGGCGGCCGCTCACCCCGCGCACGCCGGCATCGGCCGCCGAGCGGACGATGCCGAACTTGGTGGCCAGCGTCACCCGGTCGCGCCGGCCGCGGACGGCGCGGCCCACCAGCTCCTCGTTCTTGAACGGGCCGTACATGTCGGCCGTGTCCAGGAAGGTGCAGCCCAGCTCGATGGCGCGGTGGATGGTGGCCACCGACTCGGCCTCGTCCGTCTCCCCGTAGAACTCCGACATCCCCATGCACCCCAGCCCCAGCGCCGACACCCTGAGCCCCTGCGTCCCCAGCGCGCGCGTCTCCATCTCCATCTCCGCCATCGTCCCTCCTCTTCGATTCGTGCCACGTTCGGTCGTCTTGAGTTACGCGCGCACGCGAGGGCGCACAAGCACGCACCCGCGGGTGCGTGCTCCGGACCCGCCCGTCTCGCCGGAGCCCGGCGAAGGCTCGTACCACTGTGCAGAGGCTCGTCCGGGTTGAGTCCTGAAAAAAGGTCTCACGCAGAGACGCAGAGACGCAGAGAAAAGAACGGAAGAACTGCCAGGGGTTCTCTGTGTCTCTGCGTCTTTGCGTGATTCCAATCTGTTTGGAACCAGGATAGTGCTCGGTAACGTGGAGTGACGCGCAATGGAGGACACCGACACGAAGCCGGCGGCCGGGATGCCCCCGGCCGCCGGCTCGCGTCTCGTCTACCGTGGCGGAGGCTACTTCTGCGGCGCCGCCGGCGGGAGGGCGGGCGGACCCGGGGGCGGGGAGACGGTCTCGACGGTGGCCTGCACCACCTCGACCGCCTGGGTCCTCTCGACCGTCGCGGAGACGACCGTGCCCGCCGCCGCGGCCGCGCCGCCCGGGCCGCCGGCCTGCATGGTGGTGGCCATCGCGGTCTCCAGGCGCTCCTTGAACCACTCGTGCGTCGCCTTCCAGACGTCCTCGCCGAAGACGGCGGCCACCAGGCAGGTCAGCAGCAGCATGTACGGGTTCGGGGTGGCCGAGCCCGCGGCGAAGACCGTGAGCCCGCCCATCACCATCAGGAACACCACGACCGCCGCCGACGCGCCCCGCACCACCACCCGCGTCAGGTCGGGGACGGGCGGCTCGCCGCGCCTGCGCTGCCGCTTGTCGCGCACGATGCTGGACGACACCGAGCCCAGCAGCCCGAAGCCCAGCATCCCCACGATCAGCACCAGCGGGAGCGACTCGGTGCGGATCAGCCACCCGGCGGCCCAGCGCACGGGACCCTCCAGGTCCTCGTCCATGGCCTTGCGCGACTTGATCTTCAGGCTCAGGGCCGCGTTCCCCGTCGACCGCCGCGCCTCGCTCAGCACCGAGTCGATCCGCATCCTCGCCAGGTAGTAGTCCTCTCCGCTCACCTCGGCGTCCGCCGTGACCAGCCACGGACCGACGGCCCGGGCCCAGTCGTACAGCGCGTTGTCGAAGTCGTTGACCAGCAGCTGCCCGTTGTGCAGCGCGGCCTCGGCCCGGGTCGCCTGGGTGGCGAAGTCCGAGACGATGTCCACGAACTGCTGCCCCTTCTGGCGGGCGCCCTTCCGGTCCAGGTTCTCCACCTCGTACTGGGTCACCGCCGTGTGCACGTACGACTGCTGCCAGACGCGGAGCTCGTCCCCGAGCGACGCCTGCCGCTTGAGCAGGTCCTCGCGCGCCCGGTCGTACTCGGCCACGTCGCGGGCGAGCTGGTCGATCCACGCGGGCCGCTCGGGGGAGGGCTCGGTGTCGAGCGACGCCGTCAGGACCCGCGCCGCGGGCGCCGCGCCGTTCGCACCTCCGTCCGCCGCCGGGAGGAGGGTGGACGTCCCCTCGCGACGCTGCGCGAGCGCCTGGCGCACCGTCGCCAGCGGGTCGCGCTCGGGCACCGCGCTCGTGAACTCGCGGCTCGCGCCCACCAGCCGCTCCTGGAGGCGCCGGGGGCTCACCTCGTCGACGGTCCGCACCTCGGCCATCAGGTCGGGGAGCGCCACCATCGAGGCGATGCTCAGGTACGTGCCCACCGCCAGCACCGCCGCGAACGGCCCGTAGAGCTGCAGGTGGGGGAAGGCGCGCCCCAGCAGGCGGCCGATCCCCCGCAGCGAGCGCGTGCCCTGCCGCTGCGCCGCCCCCGCCAGCACCACCGCGTGGGTGGGGGCGGCGCCCCGGCCCGGGACCGAGAGCGCCAGCCTGCACAGGTAGCTGGCGGCGCCCCAGGCGGCGAAGAAGAGGACGATCCTGCCCACGTCCAGCGAGGCGAGCCCCGACCGGGCGAAGGCATCGGCCACCGCGCGCACCGGCGCCTCCACCAGCGCGGCGGTGCCGCGGAGCGCGCACTCGCGGGCGCACTCCGCCGCCACCTCCCGGTGGCTGTCCAGCAGCGTGCGCGGGATCGCCCGGAAGAGCGCGCCGACGAAGCGCAGGAGCGCGGGGACGGCCTCGGCCACGGTGGGGAGGAAGACGACGGCCGCCGCCACCAGCCCCAGCAGCCGCACCTTGGGGCCGCCGGCCAGGGGCGCGTCGGGGCCGCAGACGAAGCGGACGCTCGCGCGGCAGAGCCGGTACAGGAGGTACGCCGCCGCCGCCGTCAGGACCAATGCGGCCAGCGTGTACACCACGCCGAGAACGAGCAGGGGACTCATGATGCCACCTCGATGAAGCTGCTGCGGCCGGCGGTGGGGCGCCGCCGCGAAGGGGTCTGCGGCGGAGGAGGGGGGCAACGCCCGTGCCCCTCGCGCGAACCCGTCTATCCGGTTGCCGGATAAAGACCTGGGCGAAGGCGCGATACCGGCGCGACATCGCATGTGGGGCACTCCTGGGCCGCGCCTGGGGCGCCGATGTCCCAGACGGAGCCGCGGTGTCAGCCCGGAATCACCGCCTCCGCCGTGGGAACGACGGCGGACGCGGCTGCTGCCGCTGGCGTCGGTTGACCACGGGGCCGGGCCGGAGTTACCGTTCACCCCCTTCGAGGGAATCGCCTCTGCGGGGAAGGAGCGGGGCGATGAGCGGGGAGGCGGGGATGGGGAAAAAGCGGCGGCGGCAGATCGGGACAGGAAGGGGCGAAGCCTTGACACGAGGCCGTTTCTCCCTTACCTTAGCCAGTCTGTCGCCGAACTTTTTGGTTCGCGACGGCGGAGACGAACGGTCTTCGCCTGTGTTTTTTCGTCTACTGAATTTTACGCCCAGGCTGCCAATGCCGACCATCAACCAGCTCGTCCGCAAGGGCCGCGAGACGCTCGCCAAGAAGAGCAAGTCGCCGGCCATGCGGAACAACCCGCAGAAGCGCGGCGTCTGCACCCGCGTGTACACCACCACCCCGAAGAAGCCCAACTCGGCCCTTCGGAAGGTCGCGCGCGTGCGGCTGACCAACGGGTTCGAGGTGACGGCGTACATCCCGGGCGAGGGGCACAACCTGCAGGAGCACTCGATCGTGCTCATCCGCGGGGGCCGCGTGAAGGACCTGCCGGGGGTGCGCTACCACATCATCCGCGGCACCCTCGACGCCGCCGGCGTCGGCGACCGCCGCCAGAGCCGCTCCAAGTACGGCGCCAAGCGTCCCAAGGCCGGCGCGGCCGGCAAGGGCGCGCCCGCCGGGAAGGGGAAGAAGTAAGCCATGAGCCGCCGCACCCGCGCCGTCAAGCGCCCGATCATCCCCGACCCGCTCTACGGGTCGGAGACCGTCACCAAGTTCGTCAACACCCTCATGTACGACGGGAAAAAGTCCCTCGCCGAGGGGATCTTCTACGACGCCATGAAGGTGATCGAGGAGAAGACCGGGCAGCCCGGCGAGACCGTCTTCAAGCAGGCGCTCAACAACGCCAAGCCGGTGCTCGAGGTGAAGAGCCGCCGCGTGGGCGGCGCCACCTACCAGGTGCCCGTCGAGGTGCGGCCCGAGCGCCGCACGGCGCTGGCCATGCGCTGGCTGGTGGGCTACGCCCGCGCCCGCGGCGAGAAGACGATGGCCGACCGCCTGGCGGCCGAGCTGATGGCGGCCGCCCGCAACGAGGGCGCCACCATCAAGAAGAAGGACGACACGCACCGGATGGCCGAGGCCAACAAGGCCTTCGCGCACTACCGCTGGTAACGGGCGGCCCGGCCATGGAGGCCGGGCGCACCTGCAGACGAAGACAACGTCCGGAAGCCGCGGCGGCGCGCGAGCGGGAAGACCGCTCCCGCGCCTCGCGCTTTCCGCGTAACTGAAATAGAACGGACCATGGCGCGCACGACACCGCTCGAGAAGTACCGCAACATCGGCATCATGGCGCACATCGATGCCGGCAAGACGACCACGACCGAGCGCATCCTCTACTATACCGGCCGCACGCACAAGATCGGCGAGGTGCACGAGGGTGCGGCGACCATGGACTGGATGGAGCAGGAGCAGGAGCGCGGCATCACCATCACCTCCGCCGCCACCACCTGCCAGTGGAGCCGCTTCGGCGACACGTACCGCATCAACATCATCGACACCCCGGGGCACGTGGACTTCACCGTCGAGGTGGAGCGCAGCCTCCGGGTGCTCGACGGCGCCTGCGCCGTGTTCGACGCGGTGGCGGGCGTCGAGCCCCAGTCCGAGACGGTGTGGCGCCAGGCCGACAAGTACGGCGTGCCGCGCATCTGCTTCGTCAACAAGATGGACCGCACCGGCGCCAACTTCGAGCGCTGCGTGGACATGATCCGCGACCGGCTGGGAGCGAAGCCCCTGCCGATCCAGCTCCCGATCGGCGACGGCGAGCACTTCGTGGGGATCATCGACGTGATCCGACAGGTGGAGCTGATCTACGACGAGAGCACGCTGGGGAAGAACTGGGACGAGCGCCCCGTGCGCCCCGAGCTGCAGGACACGCTGGCCGCGGCCCGCCTCGCGCTGGTGGAGAGCTCGGTGGAGCACGACGAGCACCTGATGGAGCGCTACCTGGAGGGCGAGGAGATCAGCGAGGAGGAGCTGCGCCACGCCATCCGCAACGCCACCATCGCCGGCGCCATGACCCCGGTGCTCACCGGCAGCGCGTTCAAGAACAAGGGCGTGCAGCAGCTGCTGGACGCGGTGATCGACTACCTGCCGGCCCCGGTCGACATCCCCGCCATCAGGGGGATCGACCCGGACAGCGAGGAGGAGGCCGAGCGCCACGCCACCGACGACGAGCCCTTCGCGGCGCTCGCGTTCAAGATCATGACCGACCCGTACGTCGGGAAGCTGACCTTCTTCCGGGTCTACTCGGGCGTGCTGCAGTCGGGCTCGGGCGTGCTGAACAGCACCAAGGGTAAGCGCGAGCGCGTGGGGCGCATCCTGCAGATGCACGCCAATAAGCGCGAGGAGATCCCCGAGGTGCGCGCCGGCGACATCGCCGCCGCCATCGGGCTGAAGGAGACCACCACCGGGAACACGCTCTGCGACCCCGAGCACAAGGTGGTGCTGGAGTCGATGACCTTCCCCGAGCCGGTGATCTCGGTGGCCATCGAGCCCAAGACCAAGGTCGACCAGGACAAGATGGGCGAGGCGCTGCGCCGCCTCTCGGAGGAGGACCCCACCTTCCGGGTGCACACCGACCAGGAGACCGGGCAGACGATCATCCAGGGGATGGGCGAGCTGCACCTGGAGATCATCGTGGACCGCATGCTCCGCGAGTTCAAGGTGGACGCCAACGTGGGCCGGCCGCAGGTGGCCTACCGCGAGACGATCCGCAAGGCGGTGGAGAAGGTCGAGGGGAAGTTCGTCCGCCAGACCGGCGGCAGCGGCCAGTACGGGCACGTGGTGATCAACATCGCGCCCGCCGAGCCGGGGCAGGGCTTCGTCTTCGAGGACAAGATCGTGGGCGGCGTGATCCCGCGCGAGTACATCAAGCCCGCCGAGCAGGGGATGCGCGAGGCGATGGACACGGGCGTGCTGGCCGGCTACCCGATGGTGGACGTCAAGGTCCAGCTCGTGTTCGGCAGCTACCACGAGGTCGACTCGAGCGAGATCGCCTTCAAGATCGCCGGCTCCATGGCGCTCAAGGAGGCGGCCCGCCGCGCCAACCCGGTGCTGCTGGAGCCGATGATGAGCGTGGAGGTGGTCACCCCGTCGGACTACATGGGCGACGTGATGGGCGACCTCTCCAGCCGCCGCGGCAAGATCCAGGGGATGGACCAGCGCGGCGACGCGCAGGTGATCAC from Longimicrobium sp. encodes the following:
- the fusA gene encoding elongation factor G, with translation MARTTPLEKYRNIGIMAHIDAGKTTTTERILYYTGRTHKIGEVHEGAATMDWMEQEQERGITITSAATTCQWSRFGDTYRINIIDTPGHVDFTVEVERSLRVLDGACAVFDAVAGVEPQSETVWRQADKYGVPRICFVNKMDRTGANFERCVDMIRDRLGAKPLPIQLPIGDGEHFVGIIDVIRQVELIYDESTLGKNWDERPVRPELQDTLAAARLALVESSVEHDEHLMERYLEGEEISEEELRHAIRNATIAGAMTPVLTGSAFKNKGVQQLLDAVIDYLPAPVDIPAIRGIDPDSEEEAERHATDDEPFAALAFKIMTDPYVGKLTFFRVYSGVLQSGSGVLNSTKGKRERVGRILQMHANKREEIPEVRAGDIAAAIGLKETTTGNTLCDPEHKVVLESMTFPEPVISVAIEPKTKVDQDKMGEALRRLSEEDPTFRVHTDQETGQTIIQGMGELHLEIIVDRMLREFKVDANVGRPQVAYRETIRKAVEKVEGKFVRQTGGSGQYGHVVINIAPAEPGQGFVFEDKIVGGVIPREYIKPAEQGMREAMDTGVLAGYPMVDVKVQLVFGSYHEVDSSEIAFKIAGSMALKEAARRANPVLLEPMMSVEVVTPSDYMGDVMGDLSSRRGKIQGMDQRGDAQVITAVVPLSEMFGYSTTLRSMSQGRAVYTMQFAHYEEVPKSKAEEIIAKVRG
- the rpsG gene encoding 30S ribosomal protein S7 → MSRRTRAVKRPIIPDPLYGSETVTKFVNTLMYDGKKSLAEGIFYDAMKVIEEKTGQPGETVFKQALNNAKPVLEVKSRRVGGATYQVPVEVRPERRTALAMRWLVGYARARGEKTMADRLAAELMAAARNEGATIKKKDDTHRMAEANKAFAHYRW
- the rpsL gene encoding 30S ribosomal protein S12; its protein translation is MPTINQLVRKGRETLAKKSKSPAMRNNPQKRGVCTRVYTTTPKKPNSALRKVARVRLTNGFEVTAYIPGEGHNLQEHSIVLIRGGRVKDLPGVRYHIIRGTLDAAGVGDRRQSRSKYGAKRPKAGAAGKGAPAGKGKK
- a CDS encoding aldo/keto reductase, with the protein product MAEMEMETRALGTQGLRVSALGLGCMGMSEFYGETDEAESVATIHRAIELGCTFLDTADMYGPFKNEELVGRAVRGRRDRVTLATKFGIVRSAADAGVRGVSGRPEYVRQAAEASLQRLGVDEIDLYYQHRVDPEVPIEETVGAMSRLVEEGKVRFLGLSEAGAETIRRAHATHPVSALQSEYSLWSRDIEDEIIPAVRELGIGLVAYSPLGRGFLTGRFRSPDDFEPDDFRRGSPRFQGENFQKNLDLVKHIEELAAAKGCTASQLALAWVLARGDDIVPIPGTKRRKYLEENLAALDVRLTADDLARIEEIAPQGVAAGTRYAEGGMRMVGR